A single Cucumis melo cultivar AY chromosome 4, USDA_Cmelo_AY_1.0, whole genome shotgun sequence DNA region contains:
- the LOC103486244 gene encoding pentatricopeptide repeat-containing protein At2g38420, mitochondrial, whose translation MGSFSVVKNSNNFLRKHRKWPFSSHKTTWHQTFDQDEALRILKQSANSHQPHLLLSTLITSFTSYSCHPTPNAYYFVLKTLARTSQFHHIPPVLHRLQFVEKFQTPEYIFVDLIKLYGRMNRIQDAVTLFRRIPMFRCFPSTLSLNSLLSLLSRNAQGLPMIPDILLNSHSMGIRLEHSTFRILITALCKVNKVGHAMEIFNYMITEGYGLNPQICSLILGSLCQQKNSSGDVVLSFLEETRQKGFCPAVVDYSNVIKFFVTRGMSSDAIDLLNKMKADGFKPDIVCYTMVLNGVIADGDYQMADELFDELLLFGLVPDIYTYNVYIHGLCKQGNSAAGLQMISHMEALGCKPNVITYNILLKSLCITGELDEARKLRSKMQLKGLAENLRTFRIMIDGLFHNGEVIEACALLEEMLRSRFPPQISTFSEILSRLCKRHMVGKALELLTLMVGKNFSPGPKAWEILLLSSESELTSVKSLETTLKDLVGI comes from the coding sequence ATGGGAAGCTTTAGCGTTGTGAAGAACAGCAACAACTTCCTCAGAAAACACAGGAAGTGGCCATTTTCATCTCACAAAACCACATGGCATCAAACGTTCGATCAGGACGAAGCTTTGCGAATCCTAAAACAATCTGCCAATTCCCACCAACCCCACCTTCTTCTTTCCACTCTTATAACCTCCTTCACATCCTACTCCTGCCACCCAACCCCCAACGCCTACTACTTCGTTCTCAAAACCCTAGCTCGAACCTCCCAATTCCACCACATTCCCCCTGTTCTTCATCGCCTCCAATTCGTTGAGAAATTCCAAACCCCAGAGTACATATTTGTCGACCTCATCAAACTTTACGGACGAATGAACAGAATTCAAGACGCCGTCACTCTTTTTCGTCGGATTCCCATGTTTAGGTGCTTTCCTTCTACGCTTTCACTCAATTCTTTACTTTCCCTGCTCTCTCGAAATGCCCAAGGCCTTCCTATGATTCCTGACATCCTTTTGAATAGCCACTCTATGGGTATTAGGCTTGAACACTCCACTTTTCGGATACTAATTACTGCCTTATGTAAAGTTAATAAAGTTGGGCACGCAATGGAGATTTTCAATTATATGATAACAGAGGGTTATGGTCTCAATCCACAAATCTGCTCTTTGATATTGGGATCGCTGTGCCAACAAAAGAATTCCTCTGGTGATGTGGTTCTTAGCTTTCTGGAAGAAACGAGGCAAAAAGGATTCTGTCCCGCTGTGGTAGATTATTCTAATGTAATTAAGTTTTTCGTTACGAGAGGGATGAGTTCAGATGCTATTGACCTATTGAATAAAATGAAGGCCGATGGTTTCAAGCCTGACATTGTTTGTTATACTATGGTCTTGAATGGGGTGATTGCGGATGGGGATTATCAAATGGCAGATGAACTGTTCGATGAATTGCTTCTCTTTGGTTTAGTTCCTGATATTTATACGTACAACGTGTACATACATGGATTATGCAAACAAGGTAATTCGGCAGCGGGGCTTCAAATGATTTCGCATATGGAGGCACTGGGGTGCAAACCCAATGTGATTACTTacaatattctattgaaaagtTTGTGTATAACCGGTGAACTTGATGAGGCAAGGAAGCTTCGAAGTAAGATGCAACTAAAGGGTCTGGCAGAAAACTTGCGGACTTTTAGGATTATGATCGATGGTTTATTTCATAACGGTGAGGTAATTGAAGCCTGTGCCCTATTGGAGGAAATGCTAAGAAGTCGTTTCCCTCCTCAGATTTCAACTTTTAGTGAGATACTTTCTCGGTTGTGCAAAAGACACATGGTAGGCAAAGCACTTGAGTTGCTCACGTTAATGGTAGGAAAGAACTTTTCCCCAGGTCCTAAGGCTTGGGAAATACTGCTCCTGAGTTCTGAAAGTGAACTAACTTCTGTTAAGAGCCTTGAAACTACTTTAAAAGATTTAGTAGGCATCTGA
- the LOC103486243 gene encoding protein LURP-one-related 10, with protein MAYPPAFQLPAQTVSAPLPNPVAVLGPQFIAPYPVDLRITKKLMTLAEGSFAVTDINGTLMFKVKGSVFSLRDRRVLLDAAGNPIITFMQKLISAHRTWYAYRGESTDSEDLLFTVKKSSILQFKTQLDVILATNSSGSGCDFKIKGSLLERACTIYLGDGSFVIAQMHKEHTLQSIVLDKDTFGVLVYPNVDFAFIVALVVILFEINEDRSGDD; from the exons ATGGCCTATCCGCCGGCGTTTCAGCTACCCGCACAGACCGTGTCCGCCCCCTTGCCCAATCCCGTGGCGGTGTTAGGCCCTCAGTTTATCGCTCCTTATCCCGTGGATCTGAGAATCACGAAGAAGCTGATGACCCTGGCGGAAGGTTCCTTCGCGGTTACGGACATTAACGGCACCCTGATGTTCAAGGTGAAAGGGTCGGTGTTCAGCCTCCGCGATCGCCGCGTTCTTCTTGACGCCGCTGGGAACCCCATAATCACTTTTATGCAGAAG CTGATTTCAGCGCATAGAACATGGTACGCGTATAGAGGGGAGAGCACGGATTCAGAAGATCTGTTATTCACGGTGAAGAAATCGTCGATTTTACAATTCAAGACACAATTAGATGTGATATTAGCCACAAACAGCTCGGGTAGCGGGTGCGATTTTAAGATAAAAGGAAGCCTGCTGGAGAGAGCTTGCACTATTTATCTTGGGGATGGCTCCTTCGTCATCGCTCAGATGCACAAGGAACACACTTTACAGAGCATTGTGTTGGATAAGGACACGTTTGGAGTGCTGGTTTATCCGAACGTGGATTTTGCGTTCATCGTTGCACTTGTGGTCATTCTCTTCGAGATCAACGAGGACAGGAGCGGCGATGATTAG
- the LOC103486241 gene encoding TOM1-like protein 6 isoform X1 encodes MSLSSSSSATVAVDKATSDLLISPDWTMNIDICDSINSNHWQAKDVMKAVKRRLQHRNPKVQLLSLTLIETMVKNCGDYVHFQIAERNILGEMIKIVKKKADMNVRDKVLVLLDSWQEAFGGPGGKHPQYYWAYDELRRSGIEFPKRSLNAAPIFTPPVSNPTLRITQAGYGMPSNSSRRLDETMATEIEGLSLSSLDSMRNVMELLNDMLQAMTPGDSLAVRDEVIVDLVSRCRANQKKLMQMLTTTGDEEILGRGLELNDGLQTLLANHDAIASGSVLPTQSTNLSCQMPESSAATQKASEVGGSSLRDSSPSSNVNNTSSTASVARSQIVEDDEEEDEFAQLARRHSKSQAMPSQSSSTETVDNLALVSTGNTVTSSMPPSSNTCTALALPDPPAPVKTSKEQDMIDLLSITLSTSSTSPHTPLTPPASSQNTHQVPVSSSNTQGYHHHHSASQGQVAYNSYVVPWAQPGPQVQLPSQTKPQAPSQQQFQSQPQPHPQQQYQPQPHPQQQYRPQPQPQQQFEPQPQQQYQPQQRFQSQPQSHLQQQYHPQYAQYSSGYYPPPPWAGSSLNANHQSNASVSNMGYLRGKEPVLSTSSLPARPLQHLNSFPLRGNDELATRGGGDSWAAGAPRNSTPSTTQKPFIPSYRLFEDLNVFGSTDPRLKVTSSNATSSLAGSSGQSMVGGRK; translated from the exons ATGTCTTTATCCTCTTCTTCTTCAGCGACTGTGGCAGTGGACAAGGCCACCAGCGACCTTCTAATAAGTCCTGATTGGACTATGAACATCGACATATGCGATTCCATCAATTCCAATCATTG GCAGGCGAAAGATGTCATGAAAGCTGTGAAAAGAAGGTTGCAACATAGAAATCCTAAAGTTCAGCTGCTGTCTCTAACG CTTATCGAGACAATGGTGAAGAATTGTGGTGATTATGTCCATTTTCAGATAGCCGAGAGAAATATTCTAGGAGAGATGATCAAAATTGTGAAGAAGAAG GCAGACATGAATGTGAGGGACAAAGTTTTAGTGCTATTAGATTCTTGGCAGGAGGCATTTGGTGGACCTGGAGGGAAGCATCCTCAATATTACTGGGCGTATGATGAATTAAGG CGTTCTGGAATCGAATTTCCCAAGCGGTCATTAAATGCTGCTCCAATTTTTACACCACCTGTTTCAAATCCAACCCTAAGAATTACACAAGCTGGTTATGGAATGCCTAGCAATTCGTCGAGGAGGCTTGATGAGACAATGGCAACAGAGATTGAAGGCCTAAGTTTGTCAAGCTTGGATTCCATGCGTAATGTTATGGAGCTCTTGAATGACATGCTGCAAGCTATGACTCCTGGAGACTCCCTT GCTGTTAGAGATGAAGTGATCGTAGATCTTGTCAGCCGTTGTCGTGCTAATCAAAAGAAGTTGATGCAGATGTTAACTACTACGGG GGATGAGGAAATTCTTGGTCGAGGTCTGGAGCTAAATGACGGCTTGCAAACTTTACTCGCTAACCATGATGCAATTGCTTCTGGTTCTGTGTTGCCAACTCAATCAACAAATCTGAGTTGTCAGATGCCCGAGTCATCTGCTGCCACACAGAAAGCCAGCGAAGTTGGAGGTTCAAGCTTAAGAGATTCTAGTCCTTCATCAAATGTGAATAATACATCTTCGACTGCTTCCGTAGCAAGGAGCCAGATAGTGGAGGATGACGAAGAGGAGGATGAGTTTGCACAACTAGCTCGAAG GCACTCTAAATCACAGGCTATGCCTAGTCAAAGCTCTTCTACTGAAACTGTTGATAACTTGGCATTGGTGAGCACAGGCAATACAGTTACTTCATCTATGCCACCGTCCTCTAATACTTGCACAGCATTAGCTCTGCCAGATCCTCCTGCACCAGTCAAGACTTCAAAAGAGCAAGATATGATTGACCTCTTGAGTATCACTTTATCAACATCATCAACCTCTCCCCATACTCCTCTCACTCCACCTGCATCAAGCCAAAATACACATCAGGTTCCTGTGTCATCGTCAAATACACAGGGATATCATCATCACCATTCTGCCAGCCAAGGTCAGGTAGCATATAACAGTTACGTTGTACCATGGGCTCAACCTGGACCCCAAGTTCAGTTGCCATCACAAACCAAACCACAAGCACCATCGCAGCAACAATTTCAAAGTCAGCCTCAGCCACATCCCCAACAGCAATATCAGCCTCAGCCACATCCCCAACAACAATATCGGCCTCAGCCTCAGCCACAACAACAATTCGAACCTCAGCCACAACAACAATATCAACCACAGCAACGATTTCAATCTCAGCCCCAGTCACATCTGCAGCAGCAATATCATCCACAGTATGCTCAATATTCTTCAGGCTATTACCCTCCCCCACCTTGGGCAGGTTCTTCTCTTAATGCCAACCACCAAAGCAATGCCTCTGTTTCGAATATGGGTTATCTTCGTGGGAAGGAACCTGTACTGTCTACCTCGTCATTGCCTGCTAGACCTTTGCAGCATCTTAATTCATTTCCCTTGAGAGGAAATGATGAGTTAGCTACACGTGGAGGAGGAGACTCGTGGGCAGCAGGTGCCCCTAGGAACTCAACGCCTTCAACAACACAAAAGCCATTCATTCCATCGTACAGACTGTTTGAGGATCTAAATGTTTTTGGCAGTACAGATCCAAGATTGAAGGTGACTAGCAGTAACGCAACCTCTAGCTTAGCCGGAAGTTCTGGTCAAAGTATGGTGGGTGGGAGAAAGTGA
- the LOC103486241 gene encoding TOM1-like protein 6 isoform X2: MRFHQFQSLAKDVMKAVKRRLQHRNPKVQLLSLTLIETMVKNCGDYVHFQIAERNILGEMIKIVKKKADMNVRDKVLVLLDSWQEAFGGPGGKHPQYYWAYDELRRSGIEFPKRSLNAAPIFTPPVSNPTLRITQAGYGMPSNSSRRLDETMATEIEGLSLSSLDSMRNVMELLNDMLQAMTPGDSLAVRDEVIVDLVSRCRANQKKLMQMLTTTGDEEILGRGLELNDGLQTLLANHDAIASGSVLPTQSTNLSCQMPESSAATQKASEVGGSSLRDSSPSSNVNNTSSTASVARSQIVEDDEEEDEFAQLARRHSKSQAMPSQSSSTETVDNLALVSTGNTVTSSMPPSSNTCTALALPDPPAPVKTSKEQDMIDLLSITLSTSSTSPHTPLTPPASSQNTHQVPVSSSNTQGYHHHHSASQGQVAYNSYVVPWAQPGPQVQLPSQTKPQAPSQQQFQSQPQPHPQQQYQPQPHPQQQYRPQPQPQQQFEPQPQQQYQPQQRFQSQPQSHLQQQYHPQYAQYSSGYYPPPPWAGSSLNANHQSNASVSNMGYLRGKEPVLSTSSLPARPLQHLNSFPLRGNDELATRGGGDSWAAGAPRNSTPSTTQKPFIPSYRLFEDLNVFGSTDPRLKVTSSNATSSLAGSSGQSMVGGRK, translated from the exons ATGCGATTCCATCAATTCCAATCATTG GCGAAAGATGTCATGAAAGCTGTGAAAAGAAGGTTGCAACATAGAAATCCTAAAGTTCAGCTGCTGTCTCTAACG CTTATCGAGACAATGGTGAAGAATTGTGGTGATTATGTCCATTTTCAGATAGCCGAGAGAAATATTCTAGGAGAGATGATCAAAATTGTGAAGAAGAAG GCAGACATGAATGTGAGGGACAAAGTTTTAGTGCTATTAGATTCTTGGCAGGAGGCATTTGGTGGACCTGGAGGGAAGCATCCTCAATATTACTGGGCGTATGATGAATTAAGG CGTTCTGGAATCGAATTTCCCAAGCGGTCATTAAATGCTGCTCCAATTTTTACACCACCTGTTTCAAATCCAACCCTAAGAATTACACAAGCTGGTTATGGAATGCCTAGCAATTCGTCGAGGAGGCTTGATGAGACAATGGCAACAGAGATTGAAGGCCTAAGTTTGTCAAGCTTGGATTCCATGCGTAATGTTATGGAGCTCTTGAATGACATGCTGCAAGCTATGACTCCTGGAGACTCCCTT GCTGTTAGAGATGAAGTGATCGTAGATCTTGTCAGCCGTTGTCGTGCTAATCAAAAGAAGTTGATGCAGATGTTAACTACTACGGG GGATGAGGAAATTCTTGGTCGAGGTCTGGAGCTAAATGACGGCTTGCAAACTTTACTCGCTAACCATGATGCAATTGCTTCTGGTTCTGTGTTGCCAACTCAATCAACAAATCTGAGTTGTCAGATGCCCGAGTCATCTGCTGCCACACAGAAAGCCAGCGAAGTTGGAGGTTCAAGCTTAAGAGATTCTAGTCCTTCATCAAATGTGAATAATACATCTTCGACTGCTTCCGTAGCAAGGAGCCAGATAGTGGAGGATGACGAAGAGGAGGATGAGTTTGCACAACTAGCTCGAAG GCACTCTAAATCACAGGCTATGCCTAGTCAAAGCTCTTCTACTGAAACTGTTGATAACTTGGCATTGGTGAGCACAGGCAATACAGTTACTTCATCTATGCCACCGTCCTCTAATACTTGCACAGCATTAGCTCTGCCAGATCCTCCTGCACCAGTCAAGACTTCAAAAGAGCAAGATATGATTGACCTCTTGAGTATCACTTTATCAACATCATCAACCTCTCCCCATACTCCTCTCACTCCACCTGCATCAAGCCAAAATACACATCAGGTTCCTGTGTCATCGTCAAATACACAGGGATATCATCATCACCATTCTGCCAGCCAAGGTCAGGTAGCATATAACAGTTACGTTGTACCATGGGCTCAACCTGGACCCCAAGTTCAGTTGCCATCACAAACCAAACCACAAGCACCATCGCAGCAACAATTTCAAAGTCAGCCTCAGCCACATCCCCAACAGCAATATCAGCCTCAGCCACATCCCCAACAACAATATCGGCCTCAGCCTCAGCCACAACAACAATTCGAACCTCAGCCACAACAACAATATCAACCACAGCAACGATTTCAATCTCAGCCCCAGTCACATCTGCAGCAGCAATATCATCCACAGTATGCTCAATATTCTTCAGGCTATTACCCTCCCCCACCTTGGGCAGGTTCTTCTCTTAATGCCAACCACCAAAGCAATGCCTCTGTTTCGAATATGGGTTATCTTCGTGGGAAGGAACCTGTACTGTCTACCTCGTCATTGCCTGCTAGACCTTTGCAGCATCTTAATTCATTTCCCTTGAGAGGAAATGATGAGTTAGCTACACGTGGAGGAGGAGACTCGTGGGCAGCAGGTGCCCCTAGGAACTCAACGCCTTCAACAACACAAAAGCCATTCATTCCATCGTACAGACTGTTTGAGGATCTAAATGTTTTTGGCAGTACAGATCCAAGATTGAAGGTGACTAGCAGTAACGCAACCTCTAGCTTAGCCGGAAGTTCTGGTCAAAGTATGGTGGGTGGGAGAAAGTGA
- the LOC103486242 gene encoding alanine--glyoxylate aminotransferase 2 homolog 3, mitochondrial gives MLRSITALNRLLHHPLPSNNRWLSSAHLTATHDEPVALPKLPPFDYNPPPYEGPSGEEILRKRKEFLSPSMFFFYNKPLNIVHGRRQYLFDENGRRYLDAFGGIATVSCGHCHPEVVEAIVNQTKSLQHSTVLYLNNAITDFAEALASKLPNDLKVVFFTNSGTEANELALMMARLYTGNHDVISVRNSYHGNAAATMAATAQSVWKFNVIQSGVHHALNPDPYRGMFGSDGEKYARDVQEIIDYGTSGNVAAFISEAIQGVGGIVEMASGYLGEAYKVVRNAGGLCIADEVQAGFGRTGTHFWGFQAQGVVPDIVTMAKGIGNGIPMGAVVTTIEIAQVLMRRSYFNTFGGNPVCCAAGRAVLKVIDEEKLQENAFAVGTYLKQRLAALQHKYQLIGDVRGRGLMLGVELVTDRQFKTPAKAETLYIMDQMKDLGVLIGKGGCHGNVFRITPPLCFTKKDADFLVDAMDYTMSKI, from the exons ATGCTGAGATCGATTACCGCCCTCAACCGGCTACTGCACCACCCCTTACCCTCTAATAACCGCTGGCTTTCCTCTGCCCACCTCACCGCCACTCACGATGAGCCAGTTGCTCTTCCTAAATTGCCACCTTTTGATTACAATCCTCCGCCGTACGAGGGGCCCTCCGGCGAGGAGATTTTAAGGAAACGCAAGGAATTTCTTAGCCCTTCTATGTTCTTTTTTTATAACAAACCT CTAAACATTGTACATGGAAGGAGGCAGTACTTATTCGATGAGAATGGGCGGAGGTATTTAGACGCTTTTGGGGGGATCGCGACTGTGAGCTGCGGTCACTGCCATCCGGAAGTGGTGGAAGCCATTGTGAATCAAACAAAAAGCCTCCAACATTCTACCGTTCTTTATCTCAATAATGCCATCACTGATTTTGCAGAGGCTTTAGCTTCCAAATTGCCCAACGACCTCAAA GTGGTCTTTTTTACGAACTCGGGAACGGAAGCAAACGAGCTGGCCCTGATGATGGCGAGGCTATACACAGGCAACCATGATGTAATTTCTGTAAGAAACTCATATCATGGTAATGCCGCTGCAACCATGGCCGCTACGGCTCAGAGCGTTTGGAAATTCAACGTCATTCAG AGCGGAGTTCATCATGCTTTGAATCCAGACCCATACAGAGGCATGTTCGGATCAGATGGAGAGAAATATGCAAGAGACGTTCAAGAAATCATTGATTATGGAACTTCAGGGAATGTTGCTGCCTTTATATCCGAAGCTATACAA GGAGTGGGAGGAATCGTTGAAATGGCGTCTGGTTACTTGGGTGAGGCATACAAAGTGGTTAGAAATGCAGGGGGTTTGTGTATTGCGGATGAAGTCCAAGCTGGGTTCGGCCGTACAGGAACCCACTTCTGGGGTTTCCAAGCCCAAGGCGTTGTCCCAGACATTGTAACCATGGCCAAA GGAATTGGGAATGGAATCCCAATGGGGGCAGTGGTAACAACCATAGAAATAGCCCAAGTTTTGATGAGACGGAGTTATTTCAATACATTCGGAGGGAACCCAGTATGCTGTGCAGCAGGGAGAGCAGTTTTGAAAGTGATTGATGAAGAGAAACTTCAAGAAAACGCATTCGCCGTCGGCACATACCTCAAACAAAGGCTCGCAGCACTTCAACATAAATACCAAC TGATTGGAGATGTGCGAGGAAGAGGACTGATGCTTGGGGTTGAGCTCGTCACGGATCGTCAATTCAAGACCCCCGCAAAGGCCGAGACTCTGTATATAATGGACCAAATGAAAG ATTTGGGAGTGCTAATTGGGAAAGGTGGGTGCCACGGGAATGTGTTCAGAATCACTCCTCCGCTTTGCTTCACAAAAAAAGACGCag ATTTTCTTGTGGACGCAATGGACTACACCATGTCCAAGATctga
- the LOC103486240 gene encoding EP1-like glycoprotein 4, whose product MKGDESLFGWEWELEWEWEWEWTALLFPSIAFIHHSHASFSFLFPFFHQKLIPASFICFFWIFHISSHEVHLAVPAEYVEGFIGRAFLMESENLMPPNFRAALAIEATQGQYSCSLQVFLGEVKVWSSGHFSRFFTAEKCVLELTADGDLRLKGPTGHVGWRTGTSRQGVERLRILRNGNLALVDAIEGIKWQSFNFPTDVMVLGQSLNVKTHLTSFPPHSIFFYSFEIQTQRIALYLNSPKCKYSYWEFKPPNNINLSYITLNPEGLDFFDDRANKIATIPSGTPHPLRFLALGNKTGNLGLYSYSPQNGIFEASFRALTTTCDLPLACKPYGICTFSNSCSCIGSKCREEMGGEFCEAKGEMMELVGVSSILRDGPKRVNVSKEECGEWCLDDCKCVAALHYSVMEECYLYRVVIGVKQIEKGMGLSYMVKVPKGTALGSHKSGLKRWVLAVVGVVDGVVILAVSGGLAYYFVKRRRKKNLTDTDVHS is encoded by the exons ATGAAAGGTGATGAGTCCCTTTTTGGTTGGGAGTGGGAGTTGGAGTGGGAGTGGGAGTGGGAGTGGACTGCTCTGCTGTTCCCTTCCATCGCCTTCATTCATCATTCACATGCTTCTTTctcatttctttttcctttctttcaccAAAAATTAATACCCGCTTCATTTATTTGCTTTTTCTGGATTTTTCATATTTCCTCTCATGAAG TTCATCTGGCAGTGCCGGCGGAGTACGTCGAGGGGTTCATCGGAAGGGCCTTTCTGATGGAATCCGAGAATTTAATGCCGCCCAATTTCCGAGCAGCCTTAGCAATTGAAGCCACGCAAGGCCAATATTCGTGTTCCTTGCAGGTTTTCCTAGGAGAAGTTAAGGTGTGGAGCTCAGGCCACTTTTCCCGGTTTTTCACGGCGGAGAAATGCGTCCTTGAACTCACTGCCGACGGGGACTTGAGGCTCAAGGGTCCCACCGGCCACGTGGGGTGGCGAACGGGCACTTCCCGACAAGGTGTGGAG AGGCTTAGAATATTGAGGAATGGAAATTTGGCTCTGGTGGATGCTATTGAGGGAATTAAGTGGCAGAGTTTCAATTTCCCAACCGACGTGATGGTTTTAGGGCAGAGTTTAAATGTGAAAACCCATTTAACTTCCTTTCCCCCACATTCAATCTTCTTCTACTCTTTCGAAATCCAAACCCAAAGAATCGCTCTCTATCTCAACTCTCCAAAATGCAAATATTCTTATTGGGAATTCAAGCCTCCCAACAACATCAACCTCTCATACATCACCCTTAACCCCGAGGGTTTGGATTTTTTCGACGACCGAGCCAATAAAATCGCAACAATCCCATCAGGAACGCCTCACCCTCTGAGATTTCTGGCATTGGGGAACAAAACTGGGAATTTGGGCCTTTATTCATACTCCCCTCAAAACGGAATTTTCGAAGCTTCATTTCGAGCACTCACAACCACTTGTGACCTTCCTCTGGCTTGTAAGCCGTACGGAATTTGCACATTTTCCAATTCCTGCTCCTGCATTGGTTCAAAGTGCAGGGAGGAAATGGGTGGTGAATTTTGTGAAGCTAAAGGGGAGATGATGGAATTGGTTGGAGTAAGTAGCATTTTGAGAGACGGGCCGAAAAGAGTGAATGTGAGTAAAGAGGAATGTGGGGAGTGGTGTTTGGATGATTGTAAATGTGTGGCGGCGTTACATTATTCAGTCATGGAGGAGTGTTATTTGTACAGAGTGGTGATCGGGGTAAAACAGATTGAGAAGGGAATGGGATTGAGTTATATGGTTAAGGTTCCGAAAGGGACTGCATTGGGGTCGCACAAATCGGGACTCAAGAGATGGGTGCTTGCAGTGGTGGGTGTGGTTGATGGTGTGGTTATTCTTGCTGTTTCTGGAGGCCTTGCCTATTACTTCGTTaagaggaggaggaagaagaattTGACGGATACAGACGTCCATTCTTGA
- the LOC103486238 gene encoding WEB family protein At2g38370 yields the protein MSSMDETQVIPDYVGGPRSESFQGSEMAKIDTKSDDLRAEIDTSAPFESVKEAVCRFGGVGYWKPSNKPFQQEDRQHEVEEISIEKLEDHASQLENELILKQRETLDILQELESTRGFVEDLKMELRKEVSEVSHVNTNGAAEEEEDDDKENIGRHKAQRLKFVQGFEQAQRNLSRTTNGISEIRASMEVFNKKLERERLSLEKTRERLRQNSLRMSSVEERLNQTREKLQVAKDSNMEEHGAEILKELQILNSEAEKFKQIGEAAKAEILRTISKIERRKSKIRTAEIRLAAAAEMKESAVTLGDAKVLTNQEVEKGNESKMKMLKQVKEATEEIKNTKFALEEVLNSMEAAKREEIAVKEAVEKWGWEQGKMEYCPIAVSGPKLVVEHESTTPVLKPSLSIGQILSRKLFLQEELMSGISAEKRFLKQRKVSLAQMLGKQNRDMPSCVKIERWNSDQKHSNKKRKKSGFVARFPSFLAKQNDDNQKRKKPTPNLK from the exons ATGAGCTCCATGGACGAAACCCAAGTAATTCCAGATTATGTTGGTGGGCCTCGTTCAGAGAGCTTCCAAGGATCCGAAATGGCGAAAATAGATACAAAATCTGATGATCTAAGAGCTGAAATCGACACCTCGGCCCCCTTCGAGTCTGTGAAGGAAGCAGTGTGTCGTTTCGGTGGAGTCGGCTACTGGAAACCCTCTAACAAACCCTTCCAGCAAGAG GATCGGCAACATGAAGTGGAAGAAATTAGCATTGAAAAGCTGGAGGATCACGCATCTCAGCTGGAAAATGAACTGATTTTGAAGCAGAGGGAGACTCTTGATATTTTACAAGAACTCGAATCAACGAGAGGTTTTGTTGAGGATTTGAAAATGGAGCTGCGGAAGGAGGTATCTGAAGTAAGTCATGTAAACACAAATGGTGCAgctgaggaagaagaagatgatgataaGGAAAACATTGGCCGTCACAAAGCTCAAAGACTGAAATTTGTGCAAGGTTTCGAGCAGGCTCAGCGTAACCTAAGCAGAACCACAAATGGGATTTCTGAAATTCGAGCTTCAATGGAAGTATTTAACAAGaaattagagagagagagactcTCGTTGGAGAAAACTCGGGAGAGATTGAGGCAGAATTCTTTGAGAATGTCATCAGTTGAAGAAAGGCTGAATCAAACGAGGGAAAAGCTACAAGTTGCGAAGGATTCTAACATGGAAGAACATGGTGCTGAAATTCTTAAGGAGCTGCAGATTTTAAATTCCGAGGCTGAGAAGTTTAAACAAATAGGGGAAGCTGCAAAGGCTGAAATTTTGAGGACAATATCAAAgattgaaagaagaaagagtaaaataagaacagctgAAATCAGATTGGCGGCAGCTGCAGAAATGAAGGAATCAGCTGTTACGTTGGGAGATGCGAAGGTGTTAACAAACCAAGAGGTTGAGAAGGGGAATGAATCAAAAATGAAAATGTTGAAGCAGGTGAAAGAAGCAACAGAAGAAATCAAGAACACCAAATTTGCATTGGAAGAAGTTCTAAACAGTATGGAGGCTGCGAAGAGGGAAGAAATTGCAGTGAAAGAAGCAGTGGAGAAGTGGGGATGGGAGCAGGGTAAGATGGAGTATTGTCCAATTGCTGTGAGTGGACCAAAGCTTGTGGTTGAACATGAATCGACCACCCCTGTCCTTAAGCCGTCTCTTTCAATAGGGCAGATACTGAGCAGGAAGTTGTTCCTTCAGGAAGAACTGATGTCGGGGATTTCAGCAGAGAAACGATTCTTAAAGCAACGAAAGGTATCACTGGCGCAGATGCTAGGAAAACAAAATAGGGACATGCCAAGTTGTGTTAAGATTGAACGATGGAATAGTGACCAAAAACACTCCAACAAAAAGCGAAAGAAATCAGGATTTGTGGCACGGTTCCCTTCATTTTTAGCAAAGCAGAATGATGATAACCAGAAGAGAAAGAAGCCAACCCCCAACCTCAAATGA